The window AGAAGACGAGAACACGCTGTACTCGATTGTGCGCGGGAGCGGTGTGCCTGTGGGCGCCATGATCAAGTTCCTATGTCGATCCGTCGCGCCACTCCGGCGATCCCGGTGGGGAATCGTGCCGTGGAGCGACGCGTTTATCATTCGCAGTTATAAGCAAGTATCCTGTTCGCTACCTATACTTGACGCAACCAGCTAACTGGGTTGTTCCTTATCGACCTTAGTGCCGCGACGTTCGCCATAGGCGAATGCCGTTTTCTAGCTGTGGCAGTAAGCCGTCAGTCATTTAATTGATGTAAAACGTCCGGTTCCAATTTATTGCGCGTCTTCTCGGCGCGCCAAGCGAGGCTTGAACCGGTTAAGCCTCGATAGCCGGCAGCCCGGCCTTCTGGCGAATCCGGCTTTCCAGATCGACCAGCATCGGTTTGTTCTCGGCCAGGTATTGTTTGGCGTTCTCGCGCCCCTGGCCGAGCAAAATATCCCCATAGCGTATGAAAGCCCCGCGCTTGTCGAGCAATTCGTGGGTAATCGCCAGGTCCAGCACATCGCCGGTCTTGGAGATGCCTTCGTTGTACATGATGTCGAACTCGCACTCGGTGAAGGGCGGGGCGACCTTGTTCTTCTTGACCTTGACCCGGGTGCGATTGCCGATGACGTCGTTGCCCGACTTGATGGCCTGGATGCGGCGGATGTCGAGCCGCACCGAGGCGTAGAACTTGAGGGCATTGCCGCCGGGGGTCGTCTCCGGGCTGCCGAACATGACGCCGATCTTCTCGCGCAACTGGTTGGTGAAGATGACGACGGTGTTGGTCTGCTTGATGGCCCCCGACAGCTTGCGCAGGGCCTGGCTCATCAGACGCGCCTGGAGGCCGACGTGGGTGTCGCCCATCTCGCCTTCGATCTCGGCTCGCGGCACGAGGGCGGCCACGGAGTCGATGACGACGACGTCCATCGTGCCGGAGCGGATGAGGGCGTCGGCGATCTCCAGGGCTTGCTCGCCGGTGTCGGGCTGGGAGACGTAGAGGTTGTCGATGTCGACGCCGCAGCGGGCGGCGTAGATGGGGTCGAGGGCGTGCTCCATGTCGATGAAGGAACAGATGCCGCCGAGCTTTTGGGCTTCGGCGACGATGTGCTGGCAGAGGGTGGTCTTGCCGGAGGATTCGGGGCCGTAGATTTCGATGATGCGGCCGCGGGGCACGCCGCCGACGCCCAGGGCGATGTCGAGCGAGATGGAGCCGGTGGGCACAACCTGGATGTGGAGGTTGTGGCCCGCGCCGAGGCGCATGATCGTGCCTTCGCCGAAACGCTTGGTCAGCGTGGCGACGGTGTTTTCCAGCGCGCGTGCTTTTGCCTGATCGGTTGCCATTTGTTCTGTTATCAGGCCGGCAACCTCATGCCGATCGCATCGTCCTGACTTCCCTTTTATAACCGCACAGAGTCACCCAAGATACTTATGTAGTGTACAATAGGGCCATGCAATTGGCAAACTCGTTGACCGGCGAGGTGGGGGCGGATGGGCGCGCGCGGCAAGCCACGCGCGAGGATGCGGCGGCCATCCAGCGCCTCTTGCGCATGGGCGGCTACGTCCACGTCCACGTCGATTGGCGCACGCCGGGCGAATGGCTGGGGACGCCGGGGTTTGTCGTCTATGAAGATGGTCGCCCGACGCGGGAACAGCGGCGCAACAGCCGCCCCGGCGCGGCCGGCATCACCGGCTGTCTGGCCGTGGCCGCCGAGCCGCTACCGGCGGCCTGGGTGCGCGCCGCCGCCGTCGAATCGACGGCCGCCTTCAACCAGGCCGAGGCCATGTTGGCCCGCCTCCTGCCGGCGCTGGACCCGGCCATCGAGGAGATCGCCTGGTTCCTCACCGACTACTGGCCGCTCCATTGGCTGGAGCGGCTGGGCTTCGTGCCGGTCAGCGAGGTGTTGGGCTATCAAAAGGGCGATCTGGCCGTCCCCGCTTTCGATGCGCCCCCCGGCCTGTGCCTGCGTCCGCTGCTGATGGAAGATCTGCCCGCGCTGGCGGCCATCGAGGCCGCCGCTTTTGAGCCGCGCTGGCGACACAGCGCCGGCGATCTCTACCTGGCCTGGCGTCATTCCATCGGCTTCGATGTGGCGCTGCTCGATGATGAGCCGGTGGGCTTCCAGTTCAGCACCGGCGGCGGCGGCAGCGCCCATCTGTCGCGCATGACCGTCCGGCCCGACCGGCAGGGGCTGGGCATCGGCGCGGCGCTGCTGGCCGGGGCCATCGATAACTACCGGCGGCAACATATCAGTTCGTTGACCCTGAATACCCAGACCGATAATCTCGCTTCCCGGCGTCTCTACGAGCGCTTTGGCTATCGTCTGACCGGCTACTCGTACCCGGTCTGGTCTTATTTCCCGCGATGACGGGGCCGCTTGGGGCCGGCGCGGCGATTGTTACCAGGAGATCGATATGGCACGCAGAAAGCTGACCGAAAAAGAAATCCAGACCGCCCTGGAGGAGCTGACCGATTGGGCGGTCGTGGACGGCAAATTGCACAAAGCTTACAAATTCGGCTCATTCGCCCAGGCCATCGGCTGGATGGTCAGCGTCGCCCTGTTCGCCGACAAGACCGACCATCACCCCGAGTGGCGCAACGTCTACAATCGCGTCTGGGTCGATCTGGCGACGCACGATCTGGACGACGCTATCAGCGAACTTGACGTTAAATTAGCCCGGCAGATGGACAAACTGGCCGGGTGAGGAAAAGGAAATGGCATTCAATCTTCGCAACCGCAGCTTTTTGAAAGAACTGGATTTTACCCCCGATGAACTTCGCTTTCTGCTGAAGCTCTCGGCCGACCTGAAGGCGGCCAAATACGGCGGCTATGAGCAACAGCGGCTGGTGGGCAAGAACATTGCCCTGATATTCGAGAAGGCTTCGACGCGCACGCGCTGCGCCTTCGAGGTGGCCGCCCACGACCAGGGGGCGCACGTCACCTATCTGGGGCCGGAGGGGTCGCAGATCGGCCACAAGGAGTCGATGAAGGACACCGCCCGCGTGCTGGGGCGCATGTATGACGGCATCGAGTATCGCGGCTTTGCCCAGGAGACAGTGGAGACGCTGGCCCGCTATGCCGGCGTGCCCGTCTGGAACGGGCTGACCAACGAGTTCCACCCGACGCAAATCCTGGCCGACATTCTGACCATGAGCGAACACTCGACCCGGCCGCTGGGCGAGGTCGCTTACTGCTACATGGGCGACGCGCGCTTCAATATGGGCAATTCGCTGATGGTCGGCGGCTGCAAGCTGGGCATGGACGTGCGCATCTGCGCCCCGCGCCATCTATGGCCGGGCGATGCATTGATCGCCGCCTGCCGCGACATCGCCGCCGCGACGGGTGCGCGCCTGACGCTGACCGAGAGCGTGGAGGAAGGCGTCACCGGCGTGGACTTCATCCATACCGACGTCTGGGTGTCGATGGGCGAGCCTGATGCGGTCTGGGAAGAGCGCATCCAGTTGTTGAAGCCGTATCAAGTGAACGCCGCGGCGCTTCAATTGAGCGGCAACCCGCAGGTGAAGTTCATGCACTGCCTGCCGGCCTTTCACAATCGCGAGACGAAGGTTGGCGAGCAGATTTTCCAGAAGTTCGGCCTCGATGGCATGGAGGTGACCGAAGAGGTCTTCGAGTCGCCGGCGTCCATCGCCTTCGATCAGGCCGAGAACCGGATGCACACCATCAAGGCGGTGATGGTGGCAACGCTGGGGGCGTGATCGTACTACTTATTCGACGAGATAGAATTCAAGCTCCTGATCGAACGTGATGCGCAACGGCCGGGATGCTGCCGATTCCCCATTGGGCAACGACGGCATTCCGGCCCCGTTTGGCTCTGGATTCGGTAAGCGGATGGCTTTACAACCGGAACTTGATCGATGGGCGGCAAATTGGTACTGGCCCACCACCAGACTGTCCAGAAGTATTTGTTCTTCGTCGGTCAGCGTCGCCCTCAGCGCCGACAGTTTTTTGAATAAGCTCCGCGAAACACTCTTCACAGCCACTTCCCTTTCCTCCTCGTGCTGTATCCCTGACCGGGCGAGAGCACTATAGCATAAAGGTGAGGGCGTTGTCTGTCAGCTAGGCGACATATCGCCCCAATTCAAGGGGCGATGTGGGCGTTAGAGAAGACTGTGATCTTGAACGTGGCGGAGTTCGTCGCGCTGGAGCAGCATGATCCGCCCGCGACCGGTGAGGATCCACTGTTGTTTACGCCAACGGCTGATGACACTGGTGACCGTCTGGCGCGAGAGGCCGGTTCGCCGGGCCAGTTCATCCTGAGATAAGATGATGAAGCCTTTGTCCGGGCCGCGGCGGTCGGCTTCGTCCATCTCCAGGAGCACACGGGCCAGGCGGGCGGGGGCATCGAGGAATGCCAGGGCGCTTTCCCGCTTTTGCGATTTGAAGAGTCGCTGGGTGGCGACGGTGAGCATCCGCCGGGCGAGTTGCGGTTCGGTGTCGAGGACGCTCAGAAACGCCCCGGCGGCGATCTCCAGCACCTCACAATCTTCGCGGGCCTGCGCCCCGGCGGTGCGCGTGCCGGAAGCCAGCAGCG is drawn from Candidatus Promineifilum breve and contains these coding sequences:
- a CDS encoding ornithine carbamoyltransferase is translated as MAFNLRNRSFLKELDFTPDELRFLLKLSADLKAAKYGGYEQQRLVGKNIALIFEKASTRTRCAFEVAAHDQGAHVTYLGPEGSQIGHKESMKDTARVLGRMYDGIEYRGFAQETVETLARYAGVPVWNGLTNEFHPTQILADILTMSEHSTRPLGEVAYCYMGDARFNMGNSLMVGGCKLGMDVRICAPRHLWPGDALIAACRDIAAATGARLTLTESVEEGVTGVDFIHTDVWVSMGEPDAVWEERIQLLKPYQVNAAALQLSGNPQVKFMHCLPAFHNRETKVGEQIFQKFGLDGMEVTEEVFESPASIAFDQAENRMHTIKAVMVATLGA
- a CDS encoding Crp/Fnr family transcriptional regulator, with amino-acid sequence MRLAQSSRFVTVHKGDYLFLQHDPADALYILCAGEMAVILTSIDGREMLIDELKLGDCFGEVALLASGTRTAGAQAREDCEVLEIAAGAFLSVLDTEPQLARRMLTVATQRLFKSQKRESALAFLDAPARLARVLLEMDEADRRGPDKGFIILSQDELARRTGLSRQTVTSVISRWRKQQWILTGRGRIMLLQRDELRHVQDHSLL
- a CDS encoding 4a-hydroxytetrahydrobiopterin dehydratase encodes the protein MARRKLTEKEIQTALEELTDWAVVDGKLHKAYKFGSFAQAIGWMVSVALFADKTDHHPEWRNVYNRVWVDLATHDLDDAISELDVKLARQMDKLAG
- a CDS encoding GNAT family N-acetyltransferase — protein: MQLANSLTGEVGADGRARQATREDAAAIQRLLRMGGYVHVHVDWRTPGEWLGTPGFVVYEDGRPTREQRRNSRPGAAGITGCLAVAAEPLPAAWVRAAAVESTAAFNQAEAMLARLLPALDPAIEEIAWFLTDYWPLHWLERLGFVPVSEVLGYQKGDLAVPAFDAPPGLCLRPLLMEDLPALAAIEAAAFEPRWRHSAGDLYLAWRHSIGFDVALLDDEPVGFQFSTGGGGSAHLSRMTVRPDRQGLGIGAALLAGAIDNYRRQHISSLTLNTQTDNLASRRLYERFGYRLTGYSYPVWSYFPR
- the recA gene encoding recombinase RecA, with amino-acid sequence MATDQAKARALENTVATLTKRFGEGTIMRLGAGHNLHIQVVPTGSISLDIALGVGGVPRGRIIEIYGPESSGKTTLCQHIVAEAQKLGGICSFIDMEHALDPIYAARCGVDIDNLYVSQPDTGEQALEIADALIRSGTMDVVVIDSVAALVPRAEIEGEMGDTHVGLQARLMSQALRKLSGAIKQTNTVVIFTNQLREKIGVMFGSPETTPGGNALKFYASVRLDIRRIQAIKSGNDVIGNRTRVKVKKNKVAPPFTECEFDIMYNEGISKTGDVLDLAITHELLDKRGAFIRYGDILLGQGRENAKQYLAENKPMLVDLESRIRQKAGLPAIEA